Proteins encoded by one window of Lathyrus oleraceus cultivar Zhongwan6 chromosome 1, CAAS_Psat_ZW6_1.0, whole genome shotgun sequence:
- the LOC127075756 gene encoding uncharacterized protein At4g37920 encodes MELHTAILPSRCSLPPHLFHSPPPPSTHSSPIKTSLPFSRFNFFTKLQTLTRGRGLRPCNYVASKEDNPSDVVDDNRMIGVCDKLIGVFLVDKPTPTDWRRLLAFSREWKNIRPHFFARCNDKALSETNPTMQEKLLRLARKLKQIDEDVQRHNDLLDVIRKDLSEISNIVAKRRKDFTNEFFEHLHVVTESYRDDAEKQNELAKLGEACLAAVLAYDGAAESIEQINAAQLKFQDIINSPSLDAACKKIDNLAEKKELDSTTVLMITKAWAAAKDSNMTEDEAKDILFHLYKTSVANLQRQIPKEIRIVKYVIQIEDPEEQLSALNDAFTPGVELEGKDIDSLYSTPEKLHMCLKTVVDAYHSSKEGTLVREARDLMNPEIVKKLEKLKKVVEKNFM; translated from the exons ATGGAGTTGCACACGGCGATTCTACCGTCGCGTTGTTCACTTCCACCACATCTCTTCCATTCTCCACCACCTCCTTCAACCCATTCTTCACCAATCAAAACCTCCCTTCCCTTTTCGCGCTTCAATTTCTTCACTAAACTTCAAACACTAACAA GAGGAAGAGGGTTACGACCCTGTAACTATGTTGCTTCAAAAGAAGACAATCCATCTGATGTGGTGGACGATAACAGAATGATTGGTGTGTGTGATAAACTCATTGGTGTTTTCTTGGTTGATAAACCTACTCCAACTGATTGGAGAAGATTGTTAGCTTTCAGTAGAGAATGGAAAAACATTAGACCCCATTTTTTTGCACGATGTAATGATAAAGCACTTTCTGAAACCAATCCTACTATGCAGGAAAAACTTCTCCGTCTCGCAAGGAAGCTCAAACAG ATTGATGAGGACGTGCAGAGACACAATGATCTTCTGGATGTAATCAGAAAGGATCTGTCCGAAATTAGCAATATCGTTGCCAAGCGTAGGAAGGATTTTACAAATGAATTCTTTGAGCACCTTCATGTAGTGACTGAATCTTACCGTGACGATGCAGAAAAGCAAAATG AACTGGCAAAGCTTGGGGAGGCATGCTTGGCTGCTGTACTTGCCTATGATGGTGCAGCAGAAAGCATTGAACAGATAAATGCTGCACAGCTGAAATTTCAAGATATTATCAATTCTCCCTCACTTGATGCTGCGTGTAAAAAGATAGACAATTTGGCTGAAAAAAAAGAACTTGATTCGACGACGGTATTAATGATTACCAAAGCTTGGGCTGCGGCCAAAGATTCAAACATGACTGAAGATGAG GCAAAAGACATCCTCTTTCATTTATACAAGACTTCAGTGGCAAATCTTCAGAGACAGATTCCGAAAGAAATTCGAATAGTTAAGTATGTTATTCAAATTGAGGATCCCGAGGAGCAATTGTCTGCCCTTAATGATGCTTTTACACCTGGAGTAGAACTTGAAGGAAAAGATATAGATAGTTTGTACTC GACACCAGAGAAACTTCACATGTGTTTAAAGACCGTGGTGGATGCTTATCATTCGAGCAAAGAAGGTACACTCGTTAGGGAAGCAAGGGATCTTATGAATCCTGAGATCGTCAAAAAATTGGAGAAATTGAAGAAGGTTGTGGAAAAGAACTTCATGTGA